DNA sequence from the candidate division WOR-3 bacterium genome:
TTTTTTAACGGTTCCTTTTATTTCTCTAAAAGTATTCCAATTGCCACACATTGGGCATCTTCCTAACCATTTAGAACTTTCGTAACCACAATTTTCACAAACAAAATTCATTCCGCCTCAATCTCTTCTTCGAAAGTCAGATTATCAAATTTCATATATTCATTAATAAAGGCTAATCGAAATTGACCAGTTGGACCGTTTCGCTGTTTAGCAATGATTATTCTTGCCATCCCTTTTTCTAAACTGTTTTCATTATAAAATTCATCCCGATATAAAAGAATTACCAAATCAGCATCTTGTTCAATTGCTCCTGATTCTCTTAAATCTGCTAATTGCGGTATTGGTTTCTTAGGATCCCTTCGTTCCGGACTCCGGGATAATTGAGAAAGACAAATTACCGGAATATCTAATTCTTTGGCTAAGGCTTTTAGAGAGCGGGAGATTTCGGAAATTACTTCTTGACGAGTAGCGCTGCGACTTTCTCTAACTCCTTCAATCAATTGTAAATAATCAATCACTACTAACCCTAAAGAAAGTTCTGATTTTAATCTTCGGGCTTTCGCTCGAATATCTAACACCGATAAACGTGGTGAATCATCAATAAAAAAATCAATATCATAAAAAATACCACAAACCGTAGAGATTCTCTGCCAAGCATCACGGGGAAGATTGCCAGACCTCAATGCTCGCAAACCGATTCTTGCTTCACTACAGATTAACCTTTGAATAAGCAACTCTTTTGACATCTCCAAAGAGAAAAAAGCCACCGGCACCCGATTCCTTACCGCTACATTGGTTGCCAAATTTAAGGCAAAAGCTGTTTTTCCCATCGATGGTCGACCAGCAATAATTATCAAATCACCATTCTGAATTCCAGAAGTCATTTCATCAAGTTTTTGAAACCCGGTTTCTAAACCGGTAAGAAATCGTTTCCTCTGGGAAGCTTCCTCAATCTTTTTTAACGTATCTTTTAATATATCTTTTAAGGGAACAAAACCTTTTCTTATCCGTGCTTCTTTAATAGAAAATATTAACGATTCGGCCTTATCTAGCAAATGCTCAACTGGTAACTTATCTTCCAAAGTTTCTTTCACAATTTGATTTGCCGCTTGAATTAACTTCCGCTTGATTGCCTTTTCTAAAATTAATTTTGCCCACTCTTCTACTCCTGCCGAACTTACCACAAAATTAGATAAATTTGCCAATTCCTCACGACCACCAATCTCTTCTAATAAATTTTGCCTTTTCAATTCTTCGCTGACGGTGTTGATATCTACAACTATATTTTTCTCAAAAAGTGATACAATGGTATTAAAAATTATCTGGTGGGCTTCAGAATAAAAACAACTTCGATCGACATATTCTAAAACTCGTGGGATAACTTCCTGATCGACGAGCATCGCACCTAAGACTGCCTTTTCTAATTCGATTGAATGAGGAACTTCTCTTTCAACCATAATTCAATCTCCTCAATAAGTTTAAAAGCAAAATCTCTTTTATCCATTAGAGGAAGTTCTTTCTTTTTGTTGTCTTCAAAAAGAAGTATCGCTTTAATCTCTTTATGACCTATTGTCTCCACCGGATTTATCACACATATAGAAAGTGATTTTTCCTTTAATTTTCTCTCTCCTTCGCTTAAAAGGTCTTCGGTATCGCAGGAAAAACCAACTTTACAGATTAGTTGGCTCTCTTTTAACTCCTTTAAAATATCAATATTTCTTACTAGTTTTAATATTAATTCTTTATCTTTCAATTTACCCCAAAAACTTTTTTCAACCCGATAGTCGCAAGGAGCAGCATTCATAATTAAACAAGTATTTCCGTTAATCTCTTCCTTTATTGCTTTTAACATCTCTTCATTAGTGAAAGCTCTTTTTACTTTTATTGGCAAAGAAGGATAATACTCACTTCTTCCTAAAATTAAAACAACCTCATATCCCAATTGATAACTGACTTCGGCTAGCAACACACTTAAGAGACCACTGGCACGGTTAGTAATTATTCTAATCTTATCAATTTCACTTTCGGTAGCGCCGCCCGTAATCACAAATTTTATCTTTTTCTTTTCTTCTAACAAAAGAGATTTAACGAAATTTAAAATCTTTTCTGGTTCAGCCATTCTCCCTTTCCCTTTTTCACCACAAGCTAATTCTCCTTCCTCGGGTTCAATTATAAAAAAACCGTCTTTTTTTAAATTTTCGATATTTCTTTGCACCACCTTCTTTTCCCACATATTCACATTCATTGCCGGTGCGATCACTATTGGACATTTACAAGCAAGAACCGAGGTAGTGAGCAAATCATCAGCAATTCCGTGGGCGATTTTTGAAATGACATTTGCTGTTGCGGGAGCAATAAGTAACAAATGAATATTTTTAACCAATTCTAAATGGGGATATTTTTTTTCTTGGGAAAACATTTTCCAAAAGGTTGGATTGCCTGAAAGAGCGGAAAAGAGTAAAGGATTAATTAATTTTGTAGCATTCTTAGTCATCACTACAAAAACATCGGTTTCTTCTTTTTTTAACAATCGAACCAGTTCTAAGGATTTATAAATTGCGATACCGGCGGAAACACCCAAGAGAACCTTTTTGTTTTTTAAAATCATTCTTCCAATTTCACTTCGCCACTCAAAATTTGTTTTAAAGCATAAAGATAAACATTCTCTTTTGCTTCCATCTTGCCTTCTCTAATTAACTCTAAATATTTTCTTGCCAATTTAGCGGCTGCCAAAATTATTTGATATTTATTAAATTTTTTACCATCTTTTTCGATATGAATCTTTTCAGCAGGTATATGAAGGTCACTCATTTTTACCTCCTTTTAAGTTTTGGCATTTCTTTTAAATCTTCTACTCGCATAATGGCTTCTAAATTTTTAATTGTTTCTTTTAAATTATCATTCATTAAATAATAGTCAAAAATCCTTTGGCTTTTCAAAACCTCTTGCCAAGTTTTTTTATCTTTTGCTAACCGAAAATTTAACTCTTTTTCTTTTCTTTTCTCTAATCTTTCTTTTAAAACCGAAAAGGAAGGAGGTAAAACCAAAATTACTTTGCTCTGTTCTTTAAATTGTTTTTTAATTTTTTGCGCACCTTTAATATCTAAATCCATTAAAATTTTTTTCCCTTCCTTCAACGCTTTCATAAATGGTTTTTTGGGGGTTCCGTAATAATTACCATAAGCAAATGTCCATTCCAAAAGTTCTTTTCTTTTAATCATCTTTTGAAACTCCGTAAAAGAAACAAAATAATAATCCTTAGCATCCCTTTCGCCTCGCCTTTTTGGTCGCGTTGTTACTGAAACTGAATAGAAAATATTTTTATTATCTTTTCTGAGTAATTTTCTCACTAACGTTGATTTGCCACTACCGGAAAAACCAACCAAAACAAAAATCTTACTATTCAACATTTCTTACCTGCTCGCGAATTTTATCAATCTCTTCTTTAATCATAATCACTTTTTCCGAAATATAAAAATCTCTTGCCTTACTTGCTAAAGTCTCTACCTCCCGAATCATCTCAGAGACAATAAATTCCAATTTTCTTCCCGAGGATATCTTTTCTTTTAAAGTAGCAAGAAAAAGTTGAGCGTGGGAACGCAAACGACTACACTCTTCGGCGATATCAATCCGCTCCTGTAGTAAAGAAATTTCTTGCAAAATTCGGTTGCGTATCTCTTCTTTATTATTGGGACTTATCTTATTAAGAAGAGCCTCTTCTTTCTCTTTGAGTTTATTAGGGATCCGTTCTTCAATCAACTTGACCAATTTTATAATCCGCATTATGCGCCTTCTAAACTCTTGAGCAATAAACTTTCCTTCCTTTTCACGCATTCTAATTAGATTGGTTAGTGCTTTATTAAAAATTTTCTTTAAATTATCGTACAATTTTTTACTATTTTTTTCTTTCCTTTCCATTTTTAAAACACCTGGAAAGGAAAGAAGAAAATTTATATCCAACTCTCCTTTTAGTTTATATTTTTCTTTTAAATTATTACAAACTTTTAAAATATTCTCTACTAAATTTTCGTCATAAGTAAATTCTTCGTTAAAGAGAGCATCGCTTTCTAAATTTATGGCAACTTGTAAATAACCCCGTTTAATTCTATTCTTTATCCATTCCTTCACATCTGCTTCATAAATCTTCAATTTCTCAGGCATTTTAATTGCTATTTCTAAATGCTTATGATTAAAAGATTTCAATTCAACATTTATTCCGTATCCTTTCCCCTCACCGATTCCGGTCATACTTCTGAGCATTTTATTCCTCCAAAATAAAGGTTACTGGACCGTCATTTTCAATTTTTATTAACATCTTGGCACCGAATACTCCTTTTTCAACTTTTATTCCTTGGTACTTTAATTCCGAAACAAACCTTTCGTATAAACTCTCTGCCACTTCTTTTTTTGCCGCTTGGGTAAAATCCGGTCTTAGTCCTGATTTTAAATCACCGTAAAGAGTAAAGTTAGGAATCACCATTATTTCACCCTTTATTTTCTCTAAAGAATAACCCATCTTTCCTTGTTCGTCCTCAAAAATTCTTAATTGAGGAATCCTTTGAGCCAACTTAACACATTTATTCTCATTATCACTTTCGCCTATTCCCAAAAAAATTAATATCCCTTCTCCAATTTTTGAATATAATTTATTTTCAATATAACACTCGGCTGATTTTACTCTTTGTAACACGCACCTCAAGGAAAAACCGAAAGAAAATTTAGTGTTTTTTCAGATATTCCAAAATTGCTTTAGCAAACTTCTCAGCTGCCTCTGGCCCATTAGCGGTAATTACATTTCCATCAACAACTACATCCTTATCAACATATCTCACATTGGCATTTTTAAACTCTTCTAATGCTCGTTTATCCTTAAAACAGGTTGCTTCTCGCTCATTAAGCACACCACTTTTCACAATCGTAATTGGTGCCAAACAGATACCTGCCAAAAGTTTATTTCTTTCATTAAAATACTGACAAATCTCCCAAACCTTTCTATTATTCCAATAAAAAACCGAACCAGAACCGCCAATCAAAACAAAACCATCATAATCTTTATAGTTTAAATTTTCCAAAGAAATATCTGGCTTTACCTTCATTCCCAACATACCCACTGCTTCGGTTGTCTCTTGCGAAACAACTGTTATTTTTATACCAGCACTTTTCAGATAATCATAGGGGATTTTAAACTCTTCGTCCCGAAAATCCTTAGGCGCAATTAAAAAGATAAGTTTTTTTTCAATTTTCACTTCTTCTTTTTTTACTTCTTTCTTCTGTCCACAGAAAGCAAAAAGTAGAAATACCAAAACAAAATATTTAAAAATTTTCATAACTTATAATTTTAATTAAAGATTAATGAAAAGTCAATATAAATTTATTATCTTTTTTAAACTTCTTTTATTCTCTTTTAGGATTCTTATAAAATAGATACCCTTCCGTGTTCTGTTATCCAGATAAATAGGTGGTTTTTGGTTTATTACTTTTAAAAGCTTTCCATTAATATCATAAATTTCTATATTTATTTTCTTTTCTTGATTGCTCATAATTAAGGGTTTATTTTTAGTCACAATTGGCGAAATATAAATTTCGCTACTTCTCTCTTTTTTATCTTTTTCCCCAATATCAACACCTAATATTCTCTCTCTAAATACCTTTT
Encoded proteins:
- a CDS encoding YicC/YloC family endoribonuclease produces the protein MLRSMTGIGEGKGYGINVELKSFNHKHLEIAIKMPEKLKIYEADVKEWIKNRIKRGYLQVAINLESDALFNEEFTYDENLVENILKVCNNLKEKYKLKGELDINFLLSFPGVLKMERKEKNSKKLYDNLKKIFNKALTNLIRMREKEGKFIAQEFRRRIMRIIKLVKLIEERIPNKLKEKEEALLNKISPNNKEEIRNRILQEISLLQERIDIAEECSRLRSHAQLFLATLKEKISSGRKLEFIVSEMIREVETLASKARDFYISEKVIMIKEEIDKIREQVRNVE
- a CDS encoding DJ-1/PfpI family protein, which codes for MKIFKYFVLVFLLFAFCGQKKEVKKEEVKIEKKLIFLIAPKDFRDEEFKIPYDYLKSAGIKITVVSQETTEAVGMLGMKVKPDISLENLNYKDYDGFVLIGGSGSVFYWNNRKVWEICQYFNERNKLLAGICLAPITIVKSGVLNEREATCFKDKRALEEFKNANVRYVDKDVVVDGNVITANGPEAAEKFAKAILEYLKKH
- the dtd gene encoding D-aminoacyl-tRNA deacylase, producing the protein MLQRVKSAECYIENKLYSKIGEGILIFLGIGESDNENKCVKLAQRIPQLRIFEDEQGKMGYSLEKIKGEIMVIPNFTLYGDLKSGLRPDFTQAAKKEVAESLYERFVSELKYQGIKVEKGVFGAKMLIKIENDGPVTFILEE
- the gmk gene encoding guanylate kinase, yielding MLNSKIFVLVGFSGSGKSTLVRKLLRKDNKNIFYSVSVTTRPKRRGERDAKDYYFVSFTEFQKMIKRKELLEWTFAYGNYYGTPKKPFMKALKEGKKILMDLDIKGAQKIKKQFKEQSKVILVLPPSFSVLKERLEKRKEKELNFRLAKDKKTWQEVLKSQRIFDYYLMNDNLKETIKNLEAIMRVEDLKEMPKLKRR
- the coaBC gene encoding bifunctional phosphopantothenoylcysteine decarboxylase/phosphopantothenate--cysteine ligase CoaBC; translated protein: MILKNKKVLLGVSAGIAIYKSLELVRLLKKEETDVFVVMTKNATKLINPLLFSALSGNPTFWKMFSQEKKYPHLELVKNIHLLLIAPATANVISKIAHGIADDLLTTSVLACKCPIVIAPAMNVNMWEKKVVQRNIENLKKDGFFIIEPEEGELACGEKGKGRMAEPEKILNFVKSLLLEEKKKIKFVITGGATESEIDKIRIITNRASGLLSVLLAEVSYQLGYEVVLILGRSEYYPSLPIKVKRAFTNEEMLKAIKEEINGNTCLIMNAAPCDYRVEKSFWGKLKDKELILKLVRNIDILKELKESQLICKVGFSCDTEDLLSEGERKLKEKSLSICVINPVETIGHKEIKAILLFEDNKKKELPLMDKRDFAFKLIEEIELWLKEKFLIQSN
- the dnaB gene encoding replicative DNA helicase is translated as MVEREVPHSIELEKAVLGAMLVDQEVIPRVLEYVDRSCFYSEAHQIIFNTIVSLFEKNIVVDINTVSEELKRQNLLEEIGGREELANLSNFVVSSAGVEEWAKLILEKAIKRKLIQAANQIVKETLEDKLPVEHLLDKAESLIFSIKEARIRKGFVPLKDILKDTLKKIEEASQRKRFLTGLETGFQKLDEMTSGIQNGDLIIIAGRPSMGKTAFALNLATNVAVRNRVPVAFFSLEMSKELLIQRLICSEARIGLRALRSGNLPRDAWQRISTVCGIFYDIDFFIDDSPRLSVLDIRAKARRLKSELSLGLVVIDYLQLIEGVRESRSATRQEVISEISRSLKALAKELDIPVICLSQLSRSPERRDPKKPIPQLADLRESGAIEQDADLVILLYRDEFYNENSLEKGMARIIIAKQRNGPTGQFRLAFINEYMKFDNLTFEEEIEAE